The proteins below are encoded in one region of Sporosarcina sp. FSL K6-1508:
- a CDS encoding ABC transporter ATP-binding protein, translated as MKPTHVFQAEEIIAGYDNKTIIHGVSLIIPSNKISVIIGANACGKSTLLKTLSRLIKPTSGKITLDGRPISKIPSKQLARVLGLLPQSPIVPEGISVADLVGRGRFPHQSLLSGWTKKDYDAVAEAMSIMDITELANNDIDELSGGQRQRVWIAMALAQQTDILFLDEPTTFLDITYQVEILDLLTDLNRKHGTTIVMVLHDINLSARYADYIFALRKGKLIVEGEPSKVITSTLVKDIFGLDCMVIKDPVSGSPFAIPKGRYHVNNECTP; from the coding sequence ATGAAACCGACACATGTTTTTCAAGCCGAAGAAATAATAGCGGGCTATGATAATAAAACGATCATCCATGGAGTCAGCCTTATTATCCCAAGTAATAAAATAAGCGTTATTATTGGAGCAAATGCCTGCGGAAAGTCTACGCTTCTTAAAACACTATCAAGGCTTATAAAGCCTACGTCTGGAAAAATCACTCTTGACGGAAGACCCATCAGCAAAATCCCATCAAAACAATTAGCTCGTGTTTTAGGACTGCTACCGCAATCCCCCATTGTTCCAGAAGGAATTTCTGTCGCCGATTTAGTTGGACGCGGAAGATTTCCGCACCAATCATTGCTCAGCGGTTGGACAAAAAAGGATTATGATGCAGTCGCCGAAGCTATGAGTATTATGGATATAACTGAGCTTGCAAATAATGATATTGACGAGCTTTCTGGCGGTCAAAGACAGCGCGTCTGGATCGCAATGGCTCTGGCTCAACAAACAGATATTTTATTTCTTGATGAACCGACAACCTTTTTAGATATCACCTATCAAGTCGAAATTCTTGACCTACTCACAGACCTTAACCGAAAGCATGGAACTACGATTGTAATGGTTCTTCATGATATAAACTTGTCCGCGCGCTATGCAGACTATATTTTTGCACTTCGTAAAGGAAAGCTTATAGTTGAGGGTGAGCCATCAAAGGTTATTACAAGCACATTAGTTAAAGACATATTCGGCCTCGATTGTATGGTGATAAAAGACCCTGTTTCAGGCTCTCCTTTTGCCATACCAAAAGGACGTTATCATGTTAATAATGAATGTACTCCTTAA
- a CDS encoding FecCD family ABC transporter permease — translation MKNESVKFIMAGRRQRHRRWILVTGSLAALAFILCCAMLLLGNTIYPVIDVIRVLSGEELQGASFAINTIRLPRMLAGLFAGFAFGIAGNTFQTMLRNPLANPNVIGITTGSSAAAVFCIVILHTSGAVVSIASVIAGLATVILIYILSRGKSFSIGRLILIGIGIQAMLGALISYLLLIGAEQDLPAAFRWLSGSLNGSQMHELPPLILSVFIFTPIIIVLGKHLSILELGEQSATSLGVNTDKTRIVLIFSSVCMISLATATTGPIAFVSFLSGPIAKRLVGVGFSSTIPAGLVGVNLVLAADLIGQFAFVARYPVGVITGILGAPYLIFLLIRMNRRGEL, via the coding sequence ATGAAAAATGAATCTGTTAAGTTTATTATGGCGGGCAGACGTCAAAGACACCGTCGATGGATACTTGTTACCGGCTCCCTGGCAGCACTCGCATTCATTCTTTGCTGTGCGATGCTTTTACTGGGGAACACCATCTATCCCGTAATAGATGTAATCCGAGTACTTTCTGGAGAAGAACTCCAAGGTGCTTCTTTTGCCATTAATACCATACGTCTACCAAGAATGCTGGCAGGTCTTTTCGCTGGATTCGCTTTCGGCATTGCCGGAAACACCTTTCAAACTATGTTGCGCAATCCCCTTGCAAACCCGAATGTAATCGGTATTACCACCGGCTCGAGCGCGGCAGCTGTGTTTTGTATAGTCATACTTCATACTAGCGGAGCTGTTGTTTCCATTGCTTCCGTGATTGCTGGCCTTGCTACTGTAATACTAATTTACATATTATCTAGGGGAAAGTCATTTTCAATCGGGAGATTAATTCTTATCGGAATAGGCATACAAGCCATGCTTGGCGCTTTAATATCCTATCTTTTGCTGATCGGTGCAGAACAAGATCTCCCCGCAGCGTTCAGATGGCTCAGCGGTAGCCTCAATGGCTCACAAATGCACGAACTTCCGCCTTTGATACTATCAGTTTTCATCTTTACACCTATCATTATAGTACTAGGAAAACACCTAAGTATACTGGAACTTGGAGAACAGTCGGCCACTTCTCTCGGAGTGAATACGGACAAGACAAGAATTGTACTTATTTTTAGTTCCGTCTGCATGATTTCTCTTGCTACTGCTACCACGGGTCCAATAGCATTTGTCTCCTTCCTCTCCGGACCGATTGCAAAAAGACTAGTCGGAGTTGGCTTCTCAAGCACAATACCCGCGGGTCTTGTTGGCGTTAATTTAGTTTTGGCGGCAGATCTAATCGGGCAATTTGCTTTTGTGGCCAGATACCCCGTGGGCGTCATAACAGGAATACTCGGAGCGCCGTATCTGATCTTCTTGCTAATCCGAATGAATCGAAGGGGAGAATTATAA
- a CDS encoding FecCD family ABC transporter permease, translating into MNSLSVSKLKKPSLHIPRNFITVLVICFLLLGLCIFASLALGSRMVGLNEVMDGLFHPDVNSYEANVVRKRISRTVFSLLCGAALGVSGALMQAVTRNPIADPSILGVNTGASLFVVCGIAFFNISSANQYIWLALAGAALTAVFVFGIGSMGRSGATPIKLVLAGAATSAALSSLVIAIMIPRSHVMDQFRFWQVGSVGSANWSVITTFTPFLIIGILIAIISAPALNALALGDDVATGLGVKTGILRLVAALGAVLLCGSATALAGPIGFVGLLSTHVMRLILGPDLRFVIPMSAISGAIILTVSDVSGRLIGSPGELEVGVVTAFIGAPILILLAMKSKVRSL; encoded by the coding sequence ATGAATAGTTTATCGGTTTCAAAATTAAAAAAACCAAGCTTACATATTCCGAGGAATTTTATCACGGTTCTAGTGATTTGTTTTCTCTTGCTCGGCTTGTGCATATTTGCATCCCTGGCTTTAGGTTCTCGAATGGTGGGATTAAATGAAGTGATGGACGGTTTATTTCACCCAGATGTAAACTCCTATGAAGCAAATGTGGTTCGCAAGAGGATTTCACGAACAGTTTTCAGTTTACTTTGTGGTGCAGCACTCGGAGTTTCAGGAGCGCTTATGCAAGCGGTCACCCGCAACCCGATTGCAGACCCTAGTATACTGGGAGTTAATACAGGTGCATCATTGTTTGTTGTTTGCGGAATTGCATTCTTTAACATAAGCAGCGCAAATCAATATATATGGCTAGCTTTAGCTGGGGCTGCGCTTACTGCGGTTTTCGTATTTGGAATTGGCTCTATGGGGCGTAGTGGCGCTACGCCCATTAAGCTTGTTTTGGCGGGAGCCGCCACAAGTGCCGCCCTTTCTTCCCTAGTCATCGCAATAATGATTCCACGTTCTCATGTCATGGATCAATTCAGGTTTTGGCAGGTAGGAAGTGTTGGCTCAGCAAACTGGAGCGTTATTACGACTTTTACCCCTTTTTTGATAATTGGAATACTGATAGCTATTATTTCTGCACCAGCACTAAATGCACTTGCCCTGGGAGACGATGTTGCAACCGGACTCGGCGTTAAAACAGGAATACTAAGGCTTGTTGCAGCTCTTGGGGCCGTTCTTTTGTGCGGCTCAGCTACTGCCCTGGCAGGTCCAATTGGCTTTGTTGGGCTTTTATCAACCCACGTCATGCGCCTTATTCTTGGCCCTGACCTGCGTTTCGTTATACCGATGTCAGCTATTTCAGGAGCCATCATTTTGACTGTATCAGATGTAAGCGGCAGGCTCATCGGTAGCCCTGGAGAGCTTGAAGTCGGTGTAGTTACAGCATTTATAGGAGCACCGATACTAATACTATTAGCTATGAAATCGAAAGTGCGGTCATTATGA
- a CDS encoding iron-siderophore ABC transporter substrate-binding protein, which produces MNTKLKISLKALLISAMVMILLVGCSGQKSSSTPDSSSVNTETSKTEKPASQDGSSEFPIVIKHAFGETEIASKPERVVTVQWANHDVVLALGVVPVGFSAANYGVQDDSGLLPWTAKKLEELGADEPNIFQDTDGLDFEAISDANPDVILAAYSGITQEDYDVLSKIAPVVAYQEAPWATEWRDQVILNSTGMGMKAEGEQLIKDTEKLIEEESSKYPEMEGKKVAWVNFSAKDMSKLHLYTPADPRGAFLIELGMEYPESITKQITDPTSYSLNLSAENADILNDADILIGYGDESLYEAVKADPLLGKIPAIKRGSVVFIGNDTPLAASGNPNPLAISYTIDEYLELIGGAIKKLNE; this is translated from the coding sequence ATGAATACAAAGCTAAAAATCTCATTAAAAGCATTACTAATTTCGGCAATGGTTATGATACTACTAGTTGGTTGTTCAGGTCAGAAATCAAGTTCAACACCTGATTCATCATCGGTAAATACCGAAACATCTAAAACAGAAAAACCTGCTTCCCAAGATGGAAGTTCTGAATTTCCGATCGTCATCAAGCATGCATTTGGCGAAACTGAAATTGCAAGCAAGCCTGAACGAGTTGTTACAGTTCAATGGGCTAATCATGATGTTGTTCTCGCTCTCGGAGTTGTACCTGTAGGCTTCTCAGCGGCTAATTATGGGGTTCAGGATGACAGCGGACTTTTGCCTTGGACAGCTAAAAAACTCGAGGAACTCGGCGCAGATGAACCCAATATCTTCCAGGATACCGATGGTCTTGATTTTGAGGCTATTTCAGATGCAAACCCTGATGTAATTCTTGCAGCTTACTCGGGTATAACACAGGAAGACTATGATGTTCTTAGTAAAATCGCTCCGGTCGTGGCCTATCAGGAGGCTCCTTGGGCAACCGAATGGCGTGACCAAGTTATATTAAATTCAACAGGTATGGGAATGAAAGCAGAAGGCGAACAACTTATTAAGGACACTGAGAAACTAATTGAGGAGGAATCAAGTAAATATCCTGAGATGGAAGGCAAAAAAGTTGCCTGGGTCAACTTCTCGGCTAAAGATATGTCTAAACTCCATCTTTATACACCAGCAGACCCTCGCGGTGCATTTTTGATTGAGCTAGGTATGGAATATCCTGAAAGTATCACGAAACAGATTACCGACCCTACAAGTTACTCATTGAACTTAAGCGCTGAAAATGCTGACATCCTTAACGATGCTGATATCTTAATTGGGTATGGTGATGAAAGCCTATATGAAGCCGTTAAAGCTGATCCTCTACTTGGTAAAATTCCAGCTATTAAGAGAGGTTCTGTAGTGTTCATTGGTAACGATACACCTTTAGCTGCTTCTGGAAACCCAAATCCACTTGCGATATCTTATACGATTGATGAATACCTTGAATTAATAGGGGGAGCCATTAAGAAGTTAAATGAATAG
- a CDS encoding nucleotidyltransferase encodes MLLQEKLIKMIKEKCESHPSISACMMYGSFTKGEGDQYSDVEFYIFLKNEEFQDFSSSNWISDIAPYDLLFLNDFGTEVVIFSNLVRGEFHFLAESNIEVIKSFKNTGVFPDIESMFLYDITGKLTACLDFLKGDGPDRMTDDNVDFAFNNFVKAWLMGVNVLNRGELARSLECLSHVQRYVLSLTRIREKTVERWLNSTKNLEVDLSVKAYKEYASITSKLNEVELNSAYLNALYVVENLIRELATDYKFDASIYT; translated from the coding sequence ATGCTACTACAGGAAAAATTAATAAAAATGATTAAAGAGAAGTGTGAGAGTCATCCTAGTATTTCAGCTTGTATGATGTATGGGTCTTTTACAAAAGGTGAAGGAGACCAATACTCTGATGTTGAGTTCTATATCTTTCTAAAAAATGAGGAATTTCAAGATTTCAGTTCATCTAACTGGATTAGCGATATTGCACCCTATGATTTACTTTTCTTAAATGACTTCGGTACTGAAGTTGTCATTTTTTCAAATTTAGTCAGAGGCGAATTTCATTTTCTCGCTGAATCTAACATTGAGGTTATAAAGTCATTTAAAAATACAGGAGTTTTTCCTGACATAGAATCCATGTTTCTTTACGATATAACTGGTAAATTAACAGCGTGTTTGGATTTTCTAAAGGGCGATGGACCTGATAGAATGACTGACGATAATGTGGATTTTGCTTTTAATAATTTCGTTAAGGCTTGGCTAATGGGTGTTAACGTTTTAAATAGAGGAGAACTTGCACGTTCGCTGGAATGCCTGTCACACGTTCAGCGGTATGTGTTAAGCCTGACTAGAATCCGTGAAAAAACAGTAGAACGTTGGCTGAATTCCACTAAAAACTTAGAGGTCGATTTGTCAGTAAAAGCATATAAAGAATATGCTTCAATTACTTCTAAATTAAATGAAGTAGAGTTAAATAGCGCCTATTTGAATGCATTGTATGTTGTCGAGAATTTAATTCGGGAACTTGCTACCGATTATAAATTTGACGCTTCTATATATACTTAA
- a CDS encoding alpha/beta fold hydrolase: protein MHYIEQGCLEGPLLVFLHGGGVSGWMWDKQVDYFTDYHCLIPTLQGHGIRGGESSFSIMENALEIIELINEKKNGRAVNIVGFSIGAQITLEILNLAPNLVNRALINSALVIPMKITNLFIAPSIRLTAPLIKNRAFSKIQAKQLYIDDLYFERYYQDSIKMKSSTLIAMLRENLSYRLPGTQIKTTTRVLVTVGEKERGVMRKSALKIAEYYSTSSLVVIPRVGHGFSFAQPEGFNQLVDDWLRE, encoded by the coding sequence ATGCATTATATCGAACAGGGCTGTCTGGAAGGCCCCCTTTTAGTGTTTTTGCATGGAGGTGGTGTGAGCGGTTGGATGTGGGATAAGCAAGTAGACTATTTTACCGATTATCATTGCTTGATTCCAACACTACAAGGGCATGGGATCCGAGGTGGAGAATCTAGTTTTTCTATAATGGAAAATGCACTGGAAATTATAGAACTAATTAATGAAAAAAAGAATGGGCGAGCGGTTAACATAGTGGGATTTTCCATAGGGGCTCAAATTACGCTTGAAATTCTCAATCTAGCTCCGAATCTTGTTAACAGGGCTCTCATTAATAGTGCCCTTGTTATACCAATGAAAATTACCAATTTGTTTATTGCACCATCAATCCGATTGACCGCACCTCTGATTAAAAATAGAGCATTTTCTAAAATACAAGCGAAACAATTATATATCGATGACCTTTATTTCGAAAGATATTACCAAGATAGCATAAAAATGAAATCCAGCACTTTAATTGCAATGCTACGGGAGAACTTATCTTACAGGTTACCGGGAACACAAATCAAAACGACTACCCGGGTATTGGTAACTGTCGGTGAAAAAGAGAGAGGTGTTATGAGGAAATCAGCGCTCAAGATTGCTGAATACTATTCAACATCATCGCTGGTAGTCATTCCGAGAGTGGGGCACGGTTTTTCATTCGCTCAACCAGAAGGATTCAATCAACTAGTAGATGACTGGCTAAGGGAGTAG
- a CDS encoding cytochrome c biogenesis CcdA family protein, with product MGGIDADTMLVVGMFLAVGAGALSFLSPCVLPIFPAYLSYITGISVKELQGNHDVKIRSKLLSHSVFFLLGVSLVFISLGVGASFLGQWIQTLLVGDSGLLIQRLAGVFIIVMGLFVGGWVTIPTLMKEKRFQSSKRPVGYLGTFFVGMGFAAGWTPCIGPIFGSILFLAASNPGQGILYTVMYVIGFALPFLILTFFLGSTKWIVRHSQVIMKTGAIIMILMGLILFTGQMPRITEFLLKLVQDTWFEKLG from the coding sequence ATGGGCGGAATTGATGCAGATACGATGTTAGTGGTGGGAATGTTTTTGGCAGTAGGGGCGGGTGCGCTATCTTTTTTATCGCCTTGTGTGTTACCGATTTTTCCCGCGTATTTATCGTATATCACTGGGATTAGTGTTAAAGAATTGCAAGGAAATCATGACGTAAAAATACGTAGTAAATTATTAAGCCATTCTGTGTTCTTTTTGTTAGGTGTTTCACTTGTCTTTATCAGTTTGGGTGTCGGGGCTTCATTTTTAGGACAATGGATTCAAACGTTATTAGTAGGTGATTCTGGATTACTAATACAGCGGTTAGCCGGAGTGTTCATTATAGTTATGGGGCTTTTTGTTGGAGGTTGGGTCACTATTCCAACTTTAATGAAAGAAAAGCGTTTCCAATCCTCAAAAAGGCCAGTTGGCTATTTAGGCACTTTTTTCGTCGGTATGGGGTTTGCTGCTGGATGGACACCGTGCATTGGACCGATCTTCGGATCCATTTTATTTTTGGCGGCAAGTAACCCGGGCCAAGGTATTTTGTATACAGTGATGTATGTCATCGGTTTTGCCTTGCCATTTCTAATCCTGACCTTTTTCCTTGGATCAACCAAATGGATTGTTCGCCATAGTCAAGTGATTATGAAAACAGGAGCCATTATTATGATTCTTATGGGCTTGATTTTATTTACTGGTCAAATGCCACGCATCACCGAATTTCTTCTTAAATTAGTGCAAGATACATGGTTCGAAAAGTTAGGATAA
- a CDS encoding TlpA disulfide reductase family protein — protein sequence MKKAILILIVVGMLGWAVYEFFLSADEGGNIKTSEYEDANIKEESFESNEVGIRKGQLAPDFELKTLDGETVRLSDYKGKRVMLNFWATWCPPCRAEMPDMEKFKRDKDVQILAVNLLGTESSLENVQKFVDELKLTLTIPLDEESAISNQYQIVAYPTSFMIDSNGRIQSVVMGALNYDFMVQGFEMMQ from the coding sequence ATGAAAAAGGCAATACTTATTTTGATTGTAGTGGGAATGCTTGGGTGGGCTGTATATGAGTTCTTTCTTTCAGCTGATGAGGGAGGTAATATAAAAACATCTGAGTATGAAGATGCTAACATCAAAGAAGAATCCTTTGAATCCAATGAAGTGGGGATTCGTAAGGGGCAATTAGCTCCAGATTTTGAACTTAAGACATTGGATGGTGAGACAGTAAGGTTGTCCGATTACAAAGGGAAACGGGTCATGCTTAACTTCTGGGCAACATGGTGTCCGCCATGCCGTGCAGAAATGCCTGATATGGAAAAATTCAAGAGGGATAAGGATGTGCAGATTTTAGCTGTAAATTTACTTGGTACAGAATCAAGTCTAGAAAACGTTCAAAAGTTTGTCGACGAACTGAAGCTGACGTTGACTATTCCATTGGATGAAGAATCTGCTATATCAAATCAGTATCAGATTGTAGCTTATCCTACCTCATTTATGATTGATTCAAATGGTCGCATTCAATCTGTTGTAATGGGTGCCTTGAATTATGACTTTATGGTCCAGGGATTTGAAATGATGCAATAG
- a CDS encoding response regulator transcription factor has product MKQTIMVVEDDKMIRELIAIYLKKSGYEVVESSDGEDAKAVFLEHQPCLLILDLMLPKISGEEFYEWILEQDQNDVSVIMLSAKARIDDKISGLNLGADAYMTKPFDPNELIAQVEAVLRRTSHFCQKIVAEGLCIMPKKGQVLLYGKDIKLTKFEFSLLHYFMQNPNLVLSREQLITMIYPNEEHTVMDRTIDAHIKKLREKIEDFPANPKRVQTIRGMGYKFVANK; this is encoded by the coding sequence GTGAAACAAACGATTATGGTTGTCGAAGATGATAAAATGATTCGGGAATTAATTGCGATTTATTTGAAGAAAAGTGGTTATGAAGTTGTGGAGTCAAGTGATGGAGAAGATGCGAAAGCAGTTTTTCTGGAACATCAGCCCTGCCTACTAATATTGGATTTAATGCTCCCAAAAATAAGTGGCGAGGAATTTTATGAATGGATTCTTGAGCAAGATCAAAATGATGTGTCGGTTATTATGCTGTCAGCTAAAGCAAGAATTGACGATAAAATTTCAGGCTTAAATTTAGGTGCAGATGCATATATGACAAAGCCATTTGATCCAAACGAGCTTATCGCGCAAGTAGAAGCAGTTTTACGCCGCACAAGTCACTTTTGTCAAAAGATTGTAGCTGAAGGGCTATGTATAATGCCGAAAAAAGGTCAAGTTTTGCTTTACGGTAAAGACATAAAATTGACAAAGTTCGAGTTTAGTCTTCTTCATTACTTTATGCAAAATCCGAATCTAGTTTTGTCACGAGAACAGCTCATTACGATGATTTATCCAAACGAGGAGCATACTGTAATGGATCGAACCATCGATGCACATATTAAGAAGCTTCGTGAAAAGATTGAAGATTTTCCAGCGAACCCGAAACGAGTACAAACCATCAGGGGAATGGGGTATAAATTTGTCGCGAATAAATAA
- a CDS encoding sensor histidine kinase: MSRINNYFTTLIPSGFLWRLTFLNILVIVTATAISGWAIYNTACFLAAGVGDLDGRTQQRFNSILLNYLWIFMIAAAFVGSFLHFYLIKRLIKPIRSLIQSTEKLKLGHYPEPVKVYKQDEIGQLVTQYNGLIAQLQSNELQRKKLVSDLSHEIRTPLSNLNGYLQALKDGDIVGDKVLFASLHQESSRLSQMIEQLEQLKEWDYLSTQSVVKKETHEIESLLTQCVAMFDRTLMQKSIPIQVEVESCKLYINIEGIQQVISNLLENAMLYYEGIGPILVIGKKQGKDYCISITGPSNPIPVNEREKVFMRFYRLDSSRSRLTGGSGLGLAISKEIVERHHQGKIGIDTTRNSNTFWIVLPGR; encoded by the coding sequence TTGTCGCGAATAAATAACTATTTTACCACATTAATCCCTTCTGGATTCCTTTGGCGTTTAACGTTTTTAAACATTTTAGTTATCGTGACAGCGACGGCCATCAGTGGATGGGCTATCTATAATACAGCCTGTTTTCTGGCAGCTGGAGTGGGAGATCTAGATGGCAGAACCCAACAGCGATTTAACAGTATACTTCTAAACTACTTATGGATATTCATGATTGCTGCTGCTTTTGTGGGAAGTTTTCTACATTTTTATTTAATAAAACGCTTAATCAAACCAATCCGAAGCTTGATTCAATCTACAGAAAAGCTGAAGCTCGGACATTACCCGGAACCCGTGAAAGTTTATAAACAAGATGAAATTGGTCAATTGGTTACACAATATAATGGGCTGATTGCACAGTTACAATCGAATGAACTACAACGAAAAAAACTGGTCTCCGATCTTTCCCACGAAATAAGAACTCCTTTATCAAACTTAAATGGTTATCTGCAAGCATTGAAGGATGGAGATATAGTAGGCGATAAAGTCCTGTTTGCATCCCTTCATCAGGAATCAAGCCGATTATCACAAATGATTGAGCAACTTGAACAATTAAAGGAATGGGATTACTTATCCACCCAATCGGTTGTAAAAAAAGAAACACATGAAATAGAAAGCCTACTAACTCAATGTGTTGCAATGTTTGATAGGACCTTGATGCAGAAAAGTATACCGATACAAGTAGAGGTTGAATCATGTAAACTATATATTAATATTGAAGGTATACAACAAGTCATTAGCAACTTGCTCGAAAATGCTATGCTGTATTATGAAGGAATCGGGCCAATTTTAGTAATAGGGAAAAAACAAGGGAAAGATTATTGTATTTCCATAACAGGACCCAGTAATCCTATACCAGTTAACGAAAGGGAAAAGGTATTCATGCGGTTCTACCGACTTGATTCTTCTCGTAGCCGATTGACTGGTGGTTCAGGATTAGGACTAGCGATTTCAAAGGAAATCGTAGAACGTCATCACCAAGGAAAGATAGGGATTGACACGACGAGAAATAGTAATACATTTTGGATTGTATTGCCGGGACGATAA